The following proteins are co-located in the Primulina tabacum isolate GXHZ01 chromosome 11, ASM2559414v2, whole genome shotgun sequence genome:
- the LOC142518001 gene encoding glycolate oxidase-like has translation MEEVANVTEYQAIAKEKLPKMVYDYYASGAEDQWTLAENRNAFSRILFRPRILIDVTKIDVSTNVLGFKISMPIMIAPTAMQKMAHPEGEYATARAASSAGTIMTLSSWATSSVEEVASTGPGLRFFQLYVYKDRNVVAQLVRRAERAGFKAIALTVDTPRLGRREADIKNRFTLPPFLTLKNFEGLDLGKMDKADDSGLASYVAGQIDRSLSWKDVKWLQTITSLPILVKGVLTAEDASIAIQNGAAGIIVSNHGARQLDYVPSTIMALEEVVKAAQGRVPVFLDGGVRRGTDVFKALALGASGIFIGRPVVFALASDGEAGVRKVLQMLRDEFELTMALSGCRSLSEITRNHIVTEWDSPRALLAPRL, from the exons ATGGAAGAGGTAGCAAATGTAACCGAATATCAAGCTATTGCCAAGGAGAAGTTGCCGAAAATGGTGTATGACTACTATGCATCAGGTGCCGAGGACCAGTGGACTCTGGCTGAGAACAGAAATGCCTTCTCGAGAATTCT GTTTCGGCCCCGGATTCTCATTGATGTAACCAAGATTGACGTGAGTACCAATGTTTTGGGCTTCAAGATTTCAATGCCCATAATGATTGCCCCGACTGCTATGCAAAAAATGGCTCACCCCGAAG GAGAGTATGCAACCGCTAGAGCCGCATCATCAGCTGGAACAATCATG ACATTGTCTTCATGGGCCACTTCCAGTGTTGAAGAAGTTGCTTCAACCGGACCTGGCTTAAGATTCTTTCAGCTCTAT GTCTATAAGGACAGGAACGTTGTGGCTCAACTGGTGCGAAGAGCAGAAAGGGCAGGCTTTAAGGCCATAGCACTTACGGTGGATACCCCAAGATTGGGACGCAGAGAAGCTGATATTAAGAACAG GTTTACTTTGCCACCTTTTCTGACGTTGAAGAATTTCGAAGGTTTGGATCTAGGGAAGATGGACAAA GCTGATGACTCTGGTTTAGCTTCATACGTTGCTGGCCAAATTGATCGTTCTTTGAGCTGGAAG GACGTGAAGTGGCTGCAAACCATTACCTCATTGCCTATCCTGGTTAAGGGTGTCCTCACTGCTGAGGACG CAAGTATCGCTATTCAGAATGGAGCAGCTGGTATTATCGTATCAAATCACGGCGCTCGCCAACTTGATTACGTCCCTTCCACTATCATGGCTCTGGAAGAG GTCGTGAAAGCTGCACAAGGACGGGTGCCAGTTTTCTTGGATGGAGGCGTCAGGCGTGGAACAGACGTATTCAAGGCCTTGGCATTGGGAGCCTCCGGCATCTTT ATCGGTCGACCTGTAGTTTTTGCGTTGGCCTCTGACGGAGAAGCTGGTGTAAGAAAAGTGCTCCAAATGCTACGTGATGAGTTTGAGCTGACTATGGCTTTGTCCGGTTGTCGTTCACTCAGTGAGATAACCCGTAATCACATCGTCACCGAGTGGGACTCCCCTCGTGCTCTTCTAGCGCCCAGGTTGTAG